In the Flavobacterium sp. 90 genome, CCAACATTCTTGAAAAGAGGCAGTTTATAACTTGGCATTTCAACAACGAAATACGTTTTGGCACTTATTTTTAGTATTTTATTTAAGATATAAGCAGAAAGAATTGCAGTTCCAAAACCTAAAAGATACAACAACATCAAAGCCAATCCTTGCATATTTAATATTCCGAAAAGGCGTTCATCCGGTATTACCAAAGAGATAATAATTGTATAAACGGGTAATCTTGCAGAACAAGTTGTAAACGGAGTAACTAAAATTGTGATTAAGCGTTCTTTCCAGTTTTCGATATTTCTTGTCGCCATAATTGCCGGAATTGCACAAGCCGTTCCTGAAATCAAAGGCACAACGCTTTTTCCGGAAAGACCAAACTTGCGCATGATTTTATCCATCAAAAAGACAACACGACTCATATAACCGCTTTCTTCCAGAATAGAAATAAACAGAAACAAGAAGGCAATTTGCGGAATAAAAATTATAACTCCACCAATTCCCGGAATGATTCCTTGCGAAAGTAAATCTGTTAGAATTCCGGTTGGTAATTCCTGAGCAGTCCAACTACTTAAGGATGCAAAAGTACTGTCGATAAAATCCATCGGGATCGTTGACCAGCTAAAAATCGATTGGAAAATCAAAAATAAGATGGCTAAGAAAATTACATAACCCCAAACTTTGTGCGTCAAAACACGATCAAGCTTGGCTCTGATGTCTTTTGCCATTGTTTCATCAACTTGTAAACCTTGTTTTAGAACATCATTTATAAATTGATAACGTTTTATAGTTTCTTTTTGCTGTAAGCGTTTTAATTCAGAATGCGATTTGGTAAAAGTGCTTCTGATTTCATTTCGATCTAAATTCGAAAAATTCACATCTTGCGTAATAACCAACCATAATTTGTATAATAATTGATTTGGAAAAGCATGTTGTAATTTCTCAAAATATTGAGCGTCAATAACCGAAGCATTCAGACATGGTTCATGCGGAATTGTTTTATAAGAGACAATTAGTTCTTTTAAATAATCAATTCCTAAACCTTTACGCGAGCTTACTAAAGCAATTTTGGTTTTTAGTTTTTCTTCCAAAAAAGGAATATCAAGCGTAATTCCTTTGCTTTCCATACGATCAGACATATTAATGACTAAAATCGTCGGAATTTCAAGGTCTTTTATCTGCGTGTAAATCAGTAGGTTTCGTTTCAGATTTTCAACATCTGTAACCACAACTGCCACATCAGGATATAATTTGTCGTTTTTATTTAGCAAAAGCTCGATTACAACACTTTCGTCCATAGAACTGGCATTCAAACTATAAGTTCCCGGTAGATCCAGAATATTAGCTTTGATGTTGTAAGGTAATTTACAGAAACCCATTTTTTTCTCAACAGTAATTCCGGGATAATTCCCCACTTGTTGATTTAATCCTGTAAGTTGATTAAAAACAGACGTTTTTCCAGTATTTGGATTCCCAATAAGGGCAACATTGATATTTTGAATGCTCATTACAAATTGGTTTTGATAAGTTCAACTTCAATTTCACGAGCAGTTTCAACACGAATGGCGACATGCGAACCATTAATATCTAAATATAGTGGATCTCCAAAAGGAGCAACTTGAAGTAATTGAACTAAATTACCCGGCAAACAACCCATCTCAAGTAGTTTTAAGGGAATCAAATCGATATCAAAATCTTTGATAATGGCTTTCTCGCCTTTTTTGAGGGTATGGATTGTATTTTGCAAGCTTATTTAGATTGAATTTAGATTGCAAAAATAGACAATTATTCTTTATTTCAAGGCATTTAACACTTTTGTAAATGCTAAATCTTTCTAAAAATAAGGGATTTTACTCCTGACACAAGAAATTGATGTCTTCTATAAGACGTTTAATTTCTTCTTTATTCGTTCCGTCATAAAAACCACGAACGCGTCTTTTTTGATCTACTAATACAAAATTCTCCGTGTGAACCATATCATACAATTGATCTGGTCGACCTAATTTTACGGCTAAATAAGATTTTCTTGCCATCGTATAAATCTCTTTTTTGTCACCCGTAACCAAGTTCCATTTGCTGTCTACAACATGATGTTTTATCGCGTAAGCTTTTAAAACCGGAATGCTGTCAACTTCAGGAAAAACAGTATGTGAAAGCAACATTACCTTCGGATTGTTTAAAATCTCTTTTTGAACTTCCTCCAGATTCGTTGACATTTTTGGGCAAATTGATCCGCACGTTGTAAAGAAAAAATCAGCTACATAAATCTTTCCTTCGTAGTTTTTCTGCGTAATCGTATCGCCGTTTTGGTTTACAAACTTAAAATCGGCAATTGTATGGTATTTGCTTTTGTATTGAATTGTACTATCTACCAATTCAGGATTTACATCGGCAGGATTGTAAATTGGTAATGTTTTTTGTGGCTTTAAAGCCGAATAAAATAAGGAAATTGTTACAGCAGAAAATACAATTAAAACAATAAAGAATTTTCGGTATTTATATAGAAGGGATTTCATAAATGCAATTTGGCGCAAAAATACGAAAAGAGGTTTTTAAAAAGCTAATTGTGTGTTGTTTTTAACAGAAGGTCCAGAAGACAGGATTGCGAAATGGTACGCGGATGACACGGATTCGCTATCGCGAAGACACGGATTTATGCGGATTTCTTTATTGTATAACTTTAATAAATTGGCGATTTACTTTGTGGGTCTTCGACTTCGCTCAGACTGACAATAGGAGTTTAAAAAACTTTGCGTCTCTGCGACTTTGCGAGATTAAAAAATAAATCCGTAATAAAAAATCCGCGTCTTCGCAAAGCGAATCCGTGTCATCCGCGTGCAATTCCGTAACTACTTCAACTTAGATTTTCGAATAGATTTATTCACCAGATACAATCCCATTAAAGTTACGGCAACGCCAATAATAATTGATTGTGTAAGCGGTTCTCCGAACATGAAAAACGCCAGAATAATTGCAACAATCGGATTCATGTAAGCATAAATACTACTGACTTCTGTGGGAAGATGTTGTAATGTATAAATAAAAGCAACAAAAGTCAGGATAGAACCAATGATTACCAAATAAGCAATTGCCCACCAAGATGTTAGTGGAATTTCGGATAATGAGATATTCATTCCTGCAGTTTCTGTTATTCCGAAAAGGATAAAACTTGAAACTAACATTTGTAATCCTAAACTAAAATACGGATTGAAACTTGCCGCTTTTTTCTTGGTATGCAAAATTCCAAAAGCCCATGTAATAGTGGAAGCGACAGAAAGAAAAATTCCAAATTGAAAATCTGGTCGCAGGAAATCACTAAGATGATCCGCAAAAATTATACAGATTCCGCCAAAGCAGATTAAAAGCCCTGTAACCGCCAATTTTGCAATACGTTCGCCTTTAAAAAAACAAATGATAACAATCCATATTGGGAAAATGGCACCAATTATAGCGCCCAATCCGCTGCTGATATATTTTACTCCCCAAGTACTTAAACCATTACTGCAACAGAAATTCAAGATTGCCAAAATCAGAATTGTGCTCCATTGTTTGCCTTTTGGCCAAGGTTCTTTTTTGATGATGAAATAACCAACATACATTATTCCGCCCAAAAACTGACGAATTGTTGCCAATTGTAAAGCCGGCATATGTTTTACTCCTTCTTTTGAAGCCAACCAGGTTGTTCCCCAAAAAAAGCTAACCCAAAATAAAGCCAGAATCGGAAGTCCGATCGCTTCAACTTTTCCTGAAAAGGCAGTTTGTATCCTAGTTTTCACGGTGTTATTTTTTTTAACAAATATTCTAAAAACAATTCCAATTAAAAAGGAAAACACGAACATATATTCATGAAAATATTAGGTGGTTTCAATGATGTATTTTCATCAAAAATGCGAGAATATTATTGCGGAATTTTAACATATTTTTTAGAATATTAACAATAAGTTTGTATGTACACAAAAAACACACTCGAAAATGAACAAACAGCTTGCTAAACCTTTGTTTTTTGCTTTTTCTGCAATACTTTCCTTTACTGCAGTTCAAGCTCAAAGCACAGCTACAAAAGAACCAGGGATTAATGTTTCGTATATGAATACGAAAATTAGCCCAAGCCAGGATTTTTTCCAATTTGTAAACGGAACCTGGTTGGATAAAACTGAAATTCCAGGTGACAGAACAACTTGGGGAAGTTTTAACGAATTAATCAAAAAAACAGATAAAGATGCAATGGCAATTTTGAAGGAAGCTTCAAAAAATCCAAAGTATAAATCGAATACCGATCAAGGTAAAGCGGTGAACTTATTCAATACAATTTTGGATACAGTTGGAAGAAACAAAAGAGGGATTGCGCCACTTCAGCCTTATTTAAAGAAAATCGATGCTATTAAAAACATCGCTGATCTTCAGAATTATTTGGTTGAAATGGAACCAGAAGGAGGAAATGACTTCTTTGGAATTTATATTGGTGCCGATGATAAAAACAGTTCTAAGAACTCTGTAGCTCTTGGTACAAGCAGATTAGGATTATCTGATAAAGATTACTACAATTCTGAGGATAAAGATTCTAAAGAAAAACGTGCAAAATATGAGGTTCACGTAGCAAGAATGATGCAATTTATTGGAGAAACTCCAGCAAAAGCAAAACAAAGTGCTGCTGAAATTTTAGCATTAGAAACTGCTTTATCAGCTCCAAGATTAGACCGTGTTGAGAGCAGAGACAGCCGTTTACAATACAATCCAATGACAGTTGCTGATCTTCAAAAGTTAACTCCGGCGATTAAGTGGGATGCTTACTTTACAGGTTTAGGTTTGGCAAAATTGGATAGCGTTATTGTAACAGAACCACGTTATATGAAAGCTGTACAAGTTATTCTTACTGAAAACAAAGTTGCACAATGGAAAGAATACCTGAAATGGACTTTATTAAACAGATCAACTTCACAATTAACAACAGATATTGAAACTGCAAATTTTGACTTTTACAGCAAAACTTTAAGAGGAGCGATTAAGCAATTACCTCGTGAAGAAAAAGCGTTATCAGTTGTAAACGGAAGCATTGGAGAAGCTCTTGGTAAATTGTACGTAGAGAAAGTATTTCCTGCTGAAGCAAAAACTAAAGCTTTGGATATGATTCATAATGTGATTTTGGCTTACCAAAACCGTATTAATAATTTAACCTGGATGTCAACTGCAACAAAAGCAAAGGCAATCGAGAAATTAAATAAAATTACCATTAAAGTAGGTTATCCTGATAAATGGAAAGATTACTCTGCTCTTGAAATTAAAAGTGTTGCTGAAGGCGGAAGTTATTTTGAAAACGTACGCAATTTATCAAAATGGACTTTTAAAGAAGACGTAGAGAAATTGAAAAAACCGGTTGATAAAACAGAGTGGGGAATGTCACCACAAACTGTAAATGCTTATTACAATCCATCTTATAACGAAATTGTTTTCCCAGCGGCAATCTTACAATCTCCATTTTACAACTACCAAGCTGACGAAGCTGTAAATTATGGTGGAATTGGAGCTGTAATCGGACATGAGATTTCTCATGGTTTTGATGATTCAGGAGCACGTTACAATGCCGAAGGAAATCTTGTTGATTGGTGGACTGCTGAAGATTTAAAACAATTTACAGCATTAGGAACTGCTCTTGCAGATCAATACAGTGCCTTAGAGCCTTTACCAGGAATTCACGTAGATGGAAAATTTACTTTAGGTGAAAACATTGGTGATTTAGGTGGAATAAATGCTGCATTCGATGGTTTGCAATTGTATTTAAAAGCACACGGAAGACCAGCTTTAATCGACGGATATACTCCTGAGCAACGTTTCTTTATTTCTTGGGCTACAGTTTGGAGAACTAAATCTAGAGACGAAGCGATTAAGAATCAGGTAAAAACAGATCCACATTCTCCTGGAAGGTACAGAGCTTATGTGCCGCTTCAGAATGTTGATGCGTTTTATGATGCTTTCGGAATTAAAGCCGGAGATAAAATGTATGTAAGTCCAGACAAACGAGTTAAAATCTGGTAATCTTTAAAATGATAAAAAAACGGCGCTAATTTTAGCGCCGTTTTTTGTTTAAGAAATTAAAATAGATGCTTTACTTTTATCATAATCTTTCAAATCAATTAGTTAAAATTGTAACATAAATTTTAAATGAATACTAATCGTTTATATATACTAAATACTATAAATAAAAATGATAAAACAGCTTAACAAATCTGTGTTTTGTGCATTTTCAGCAATGCTTTGTTGCATAACTATAGAAGCGCAAAATGCAAAACCTAAAGAACCGGGTATCAATCTTTCTAATATGGATACAAAAGTTAGTCCCGGACAAGATTTTTTCCGTTATGTAAATGGAACTTGGTTAGACAAAACCGAAATTCCAAGCGATCGAAATTCATGGGGAAGTTTCAATGAATTACGTCAAAAGACAGATAACGATGCGCTTGCAATTTTAAAAGAAGCGTCAAAAGATCCTAAGTACAAATCGAATACCGATCAGGGAAAAGCAATCGCTTTATTCAATACGATTATGGATACGGTTGGTCGTAATAAAAATGGAATTAAACCGCTTCAGCCATATTTAAAGAAAATCGATGCGATTAAAAACGTAACCGATTTACAAAACTTCTTTATCGAAATGCAACCTCAGGGAGGAATTGGTTTCTTTGGAGTTTACGTTGGTGCCGATGCAAAAAACAGTAATAAGAACTCCGTTAATTTAAGCCCGGGCGGTTTAGGATTATCGGATAAAGATTATTACAATTCTGATGATAAAGATTCAAAAGAAAAACGTGAAAAATATGAAGTACACGTTGCAAGAATGCTTCAGTTTATTGGAGAATCTCCAGCTAAAGCAAAAGAAAGCGCGAAACAAATCCTGGCTTTAGAAATTGAATTTTCTGCTCCAAGATTAGATCGTGTTGAACGCAGAGATCGCAGAAAACAATATAATCCAACAGCTGTTGCTGATTTAAAAAAGAATACACCTTCAATTCAATGGGAAAAATATTTCGCAGGAATTGGTATGTCAAAACTGGATACGGTAAATGTAGCGCAACCACGTTACATGATCGCTTTAGAGAAAACTTTCACTGAAAAGAAAGTAGAAGCATGGAAAGAGTATTTAAAATGGTCGATATTAAACAGAGCAGCTTCGACTTTATCGACAGATATAGAAAATGCTAATTTCGATTTCTACGGAAAAACATTAACAGGAGCTTTAAAACAACGTCCGCGTGAAGAAGTTGCACTACAAGTAATCAACGGTGCAACCGGAGAAGCTTTAGGAAAATTGTATGTAGAGAAGTTATTTCCTGCTGAAGCAAAAGAAAAAGCAAAGAATATGATTGCTAATGTAATGTTAGCTTACGAAAACAGAATCAATGCTTTGACTTGGATGTCAACTGCAACAAAAGCAAAAGCAATTGAAAAGTTGAAGAAGCTTACCATTAAAATTGGATATCCTGATAAATGGAAAGATTACTCTAAATTAGAACTTAAAAATGTTGCTGAAGGCGGAACTTATTTTGATAATTCAAAGAGTATCGCAAAATGGGCTTATGCTGAAAGTTTAGAAAAATTAGGCAAACCAGTTGATAAAACAGAATGGGGAATGTCGCCACAAACGGTAAACGCTTATTTTAATCCGTCTTATAATGAAATTGTTTTTCCAGCAGCAATTCTGCAACCGCCTTTCTACAATTACCAAGCTGATGAAGCAGTAAATTATGGTGGAATTGGTGCTGTAATCGGGCACGAAATTTCGCATGGATTCGATGATTCAGGTGCGCGTTACAACGCAGATGGAAATCTTGTTGATTGGTGGACACCAGAAGATCTAAAACAATTTACAGCTCTTGGAGCTGCTCTTGCTGCACAATACAGCGCTTTAGAGCCTTTGCATGGAATTCACGTAGATGGTAAATTTACTTTAGGTGAAAACATTGGTGATTTAGGTGGAATTAATGCTGCTTATGATGGATTACAATTGTATTTGAAAGCAAACGGAAATCCTGGTTTAATCGACGGATTTACTCCAGAGCAACGTTTCTTTATTTCATGGGCGACAGTTTGGAGAACTAAATCAAGAGATGAAGCTATCAAAAGTCAAGTAAAAACAGATCCGCATTCACCGGGAATGTACAGAGCGGTTGTGCCTATCCAGAACGTAGATGCTTTTTACCAAGCTTTTTCAATCAAAAAAGGAGATGCAATGTATGTTGAACCTGATAAGAGAGTTAAAATCTGGTAATTTTTTAAATTATAAAAAAACGGCGCTAAGATTATTAGCGCCGTTTTTTGTTTTATCGATTTATTGCGATGAAAATATCAACTTCGGCATTTTCAGGATTCTGAGCTTTTTCTCCGTAAATTTCAAAATCAGAAGTAAAGCTTCTGTCCAGATTTGAATTCCAGATTTTCATCCATTCCTTGTAAACAGCGCCTTCAGTTAGATTTCCTTTTGCAACAAATTTCTCGTAATGAACACCTTCAATTGTTTTACCAGTCATTTCTGCCGGAATTGAATCTAAACCTTCTACCGGACATCCTAAAATGGTTGTATAAGGTTTTGTATGATCCTTTTCGTAATCCGTATAAACGAAAATAATATCGTTGCTTATTTTATTCGGAATCTTTTCAGCAATTCCTTCTCCTATAAATTTCTTCAAAAGCGCAGGAATATCTTGTCCTGATTGCCCGTTTTCGTTAGTTGTTCTAACCGAAATTCCAATAATGTTGAATTTTTGAATATCCATTGTAGCTAAATTATTTATTTGAATTCAAATGTATAATCTGTTGGTGACAACAGTATGTCAGCAGTGAATTTCAAAAGACAATTTAAGTCGGTATTATTTCAAATTACTGTAGATATAAGTTTCAATAGCTTTTAGTTCTTCATCAGACATTGCTTGAGTTATCGGAATATTGGTTTTCATAACCGCAAACTGACTTGGATCAACGATTGGTTCTGCATTTCCTTTTAAGAAAGTAACTAAATCACCTTTTTTGTCTTTGTAGGTTTTTGCAATTTCCTGAATGCTTGGTCCAATTACTTTTTGATCGACTTGATGACACGAAATACAGTTTCCTTGTCCTTCAAAAATTTCTTTTCCTAAAGCTTCCGGAGTTTTGGCTTCCGCCGAATGTCCTTCCGAATAATTTTCTGTTGGGTCTTGAACGGCATCTTCGGTTGCTTCTTTTTTACAAGAGGCAAATGCTAAAACGGCGGATAAGAATAATACGTTTTTCATTTTTATTTATTTAAAATTACTGCCGCTTCTTTTGCAAAATAAGTAGAGATAATACTTGCTCCTGCACGCTTAATGCAATAAAGTTGCTCTATCATAATTTTGTCATGGTCTAACCATCCTCTTTCGGCTGCGGCCTTTACCATAGCGTACTCACCAGATACTTGGTAAACAGCAACAGGCACATGAACGGCATTTTTTACCTCACGAACAATGTCTAAATATGCCATTCCTGGTTTTACCATAACGATATCTGCACCTTCTTCAACGTCTAATAATGCTTCACGGATTCCTTCAATTCGGTTTGCATAATCCATCTGATAAGTCTTTTTATCTTTAGGAATATTTTGAGAATCGACCGGAGCAGAATCTAAAGCATCACGAAATGGTCCATAAAATGCCGAAGCATATTTAGCACTATAACTCATGATTCCCACGTTATGATGTCCGTTTTCTTCCAATGCTTTTCTAATTGCCAAAACTCTTCCGTCCATCATGTCACTTGGCGCAACAAAATCGGCTCCAGCCTCAGCATGACTTAAACTCATTCTTGTCAAAGCGTCAACAGTTGCATCATTTATTAATTGACCGTTTTCGATAATTCCGTCATGACCATAAATTGAATATGGATCAAGCGCCACATCTGGCATAACAATCATTTCCGGAACTGCATCTTTAATCGCACGAATAGTTTGTTGCATTAAACCATCTTTATTCCAGGCTTCAACGCCTTTATTGTCTTTAAGACTGTCGCTAACTTTTACGTAGATATTCACCGCTTTGATTCCTAAATCCCAAGCTTCTTTTACTTCTTTAATGGTATTGTCTAAGGAATGACGATAAATTCCTGGCATTGAAGGAATGGCAACTTTTACATTTTTTCCTTCTGCAACAAACATTGGAAGCATAAAGTCTTGTGGGCTCAAACTAGTTTCACGAACTAATGAGCGAATAGATTCATTGGTTCTTAAACGACGGTTTCTTTGTAATGGGAACATATTCTTGAATTTTAGATTTTAGTCCCGAGGCTTCGGGACAGATTTTAGATTTTTCTGTAATCTTGTTTTTTTGATTTGTAAAGTCCTTTGACTTTAAGACTTTTGACTTTCGACTTATTTATGTTATTGAAGCTTCGTAAATCTCCTTTATTGTTTTGCCTATTTTAGTGTCAAATTCTTCTTCAGATTGATCTGCAAAAAGTCCTTCAGATAATGCTCTTGAAAAACTGGCGATCAATCCGTGATTCTGTGATAGTTTATCATTGGCTTCATTTTGTCCATATCCGCCAGATAAAGCAACAACACGCACAACATGTGGATCTGATATTAACTCTTTGTAAAAGTCATTCACAGTTGGAATAGACAATTTCAGCATTACTTTGACATCTTTGTCTAATAAGCTAAGTTGTTTCTTGATTTCTTCTTTTAGAATTGCTTCCGATTTTTCTTTATTAACGCTGTAAATATCAACTTCAGGTTCAATAATTGGTACAAGTCCTTTTTCGAAGATTTGTAAACCAACCGCAAATTGCTGTTCTACAACTTCGCGAATTCCAGTTGCATTTGCTTCTTTAATAACAGAACGCATTTTGGTTCCAAAAACATTTCTTTCTACAGCTCGTGTCAACAATTCGTCTAAATTAGAGATAGGTTTCATTAGTTGAACACCATTTGCAAGATCGGCAAGTCCTTTATCAACCTTTAGAAAAGGAACTATATTTTTCTTCTCCCACAAATAGTCCGCAGTCCATTGTCCGTCTATTTTGCGATCCATAGTATTTTCAAATAAAATTGCTCCTAAAATATATTCACTATCAAACGCAGGACTTTTGATAATTCGAGTTCTCATTTCATGTACAAGAGTATACATTTCTTCGTCATTCGAAAAACTGCTTTCCTCTATGCCGTATTGTGCTAAAGCTTTTGGAGTGCTTCCGCCACTTTGATCCAGTGCGGCGATAAAACCTTTTCCGGAATGCATACGATCTAATTGTACCGTGTTTATATGTCTCTTTTCCATAACATTTTAGTTTAAATTGTAGAATAAGATTTTAGATGAATTGAAATAATTATAAGCCTATTTTCTGATTTACTTTGTCATAAACTTCTTTTACTTTTTTAGGAGGATCAAATCTATAACCTGCAGAAATTTTCAAAGTAGCAATATTATCATTTAGTCGCGGAGTGATTTTTTCGTCCTGAGCAAAACCTGTTGTATTAATACTTGCAAAAGCAAAGAAACGATCATTATTATACGCTAGTTTTAAATTAAAATCAGCTTGATATAAAGCAGATGAATCTCCGTTAATATCATTAATTCCAACTCCTAAAGCAAGTCCGGCGCCAATTAAAACCCGATCACTAATTACAAAATTATAGAAATAAGATGGAGCTAAAGTAAAAACATAAATGTCTCCAGGTGTTGAATCAGGTGTGTTTAAGTCTATATTCGTGTAGTAAAATGAGAAAGTTGGAATAAAACTTCCGGAACTTTTGGTCTGCCATTCGTTTTGACTTACTAATGTTTTAAAAGAGAATTTATCATTGAAAACATAAGCCGTCGTTCCGCCAATTTTCGTGGTACGCATATTTGGCAATTGTGCCGTTATATTATCATCACTGATATAAAATCCTTTTTGATTGATGAAAGTAAACGATTGCATCCATTTTTTATAATAAAAACGGGTATTAAAATTAAAATGCTTGGAATTTGAATCGCCTTTGTTACCGCCAAGAAATTTTGGTGCGAAACCAACAGAAACATCTATGATTCTATAATTCAGATTAAAACCAATTTGTTCTCTTCTATTCGGAATAAGACTGACAAATGTTTCTGTATTCTGAGCGTCTGAAGCAATCTGAAAACTGTTTGAAGTATCTAAATAATAAATACTCGCGGTAATTTTATCATTATAAGATTTAAAATAGGGATTTTGTAGCGAATCTTTCTGAGAAAAACACCCAAAAACGCCTCCAAAAAACACTATATAAATCAGTTTTAGATCCATTCAACGGGATTTTCTAACACATTTACTAATTTCTCTTCTTCGCTTCCTGCTTCTGCATGATGATCATAAACCCATTGCACGTGCGGAGGTAAACTCATCAAAATACTCTCAATTCTTCCGTTGGTTTTTAAACCAAATAAAGTTCCTTTATCATGAACAAGATTAAACTCAACATAACGGCCACGACGAATTTCCTGCCAATTTCTGTTTTCCGGAGTATATTCTAAATTTTTTCTTCTTTCTACAATTGGAACATAAGCTTCAAGGAAACTATTGCCAACTTCTGTTACAAAATTGTACCAATCATCCATTGACATTGTTTCGCTTGCTTTGCAATAATCAAAGAACAAACCGCCAATTCCGCGGGCTTCGTTTCTATGCGCATTCCAGAAATAAGCGTCACATTGTTTTTTATATTTTGGATAAAACTCCGGATTGTGTTTGTCACAAGCCGTTTTACACGTTTGATGAAAGTGTTTTGCATCTTCTTCAAACAAATAATAAGGTGTCAAATCTTGTCCGCCACCAAACCATTGTTCGATCACTTTTCCAGATTCATCATACATTTCAAAATAACGCCAATTAGCATGAACTGTTGGCGTCATTGGATTTTTAGGATGTAAAACCAAACTTAATCCGCAAGCAAAAAAATCTGCTTCGCCAACGCCAAACATTTTTTGCATCGCTTCCGGAAGTTTTCCATGAACGGCCGAAATGTTTACACCGCCTTTTTCAAAAACAGCACCGTTTTCAATAACACGTGTTCTTCCGCCACCGCCTTCAGGACGTTTCCAAAGATCTTCACGGAATTTTGTAGTTTCGTCAACGGCTTCTAATCCGGCGCAAATCTGATCTTGTAATTTTTGTATGTATGCGTAAAATTGATCTTTCATTGTTATTCTAATTCTTTTTTATTCTCCAAATAATCAATAGCATTTAATTTATTGACTACTTTTTTACCTATTTTTTCTTCAATTTCTTTACGTGTATTTCCGGCAATTGTTCCACCTTGATTAGCAATTATTTTATTTTCTATAAAACTTTCAGGTTTCTTTTCTTTGCTAATTTCTGTTGTGGTAGCTTCAGCCAACATATTGAGTACTAATTCTAAGTTACTCATATTATCACGTAGATTTTCCTTTTTTAAGCTTTTATGATTTTTATATTCTTTTACAGATAAACCACTCCAGGCTTTGGTGATTTCATCCGTAAGAATAGCATATTCTTGTCCTTTTTTTACACCTCGTTTATCCCATTCATCAGTAAGATCTTTTCTTACTTCAATACTTTTTAAACGCTGATTTACCC is a window encoding:
- a CDS encoding DUF4421 family protein, encoding MDLKLIYIVFFGGVFGCFSQKDSLQNPYFKSYNDKITASIYYLDTSNSFQIASDAQNTETFVSLIPNRREQIGFNLNYRIIDVSVGFAPKFLGGNKGDSNSKHFNFNTRFYYKKWMQSFTFINQKGFYISDDNITAQLPNMRTTKIGGTTAYVFNDKFSFKTLVSQNEWQTKSSGSFIPTFSFYYTNIDLNTPDSTPGDIYVFTLAPSYFYNFVISDRVLIGAGLALGVGINDINGDSSALYQADFNLKLAYNNDRFFAFASINTTGFAQDEKITPRLNDNIATLKISAGYRFDPPKKVKEVYDKVNQKIGL
- a CDS encoding c-type cytochrome, translated to MKNVLFLSAVLAFASCKKEATEDAVQDPTENYSEGHSAEAKTPEALGKEIFEGQGNCISCHQVDQKVIGPSIQEIAKTYKDKKGDLVTFLKGNAEPIVDPSQFAVMKTNIPITQAMSDEELKAIETYIYSNLK
- a CDS encoding effector binding domain-containing protein codes for the protein MDIQKFNIIGISVRTTNENGQSGQDIPALLKKFIGEGIAEKIPNKISNDIIFVYTDYEKDHTKPYTTILGCPVEGLDSIPAEMTGKTIEGVHYEKFVAKGNLTEGAVYKEWMKIWNSNLDRSFTSDFEIYGEKAQNPENAEVDIFIAINR
- a CDS encoding M13 family metallopeptidase; this encodes MIKQLNKSVFCAFSAMLCCITIEAQNAKPKEPGINLSNMDTKVSPGQDFFRYVNGTWLDKTEIPSDRNSWGSFNELRQKTDNDALAILKEASKDPKYKSNTDQGKAIALFNTIMDTVGRNKNGIKPLQPYLKKIDAIKNVTDLQNFFIEMQPQGGIGFFGVYVGADAKNSNKNSVNLSPGGLGLSDKDYYNSDDKDSKEKREKYEVHVARMLQFIGESPAKAKESAKQILALEIEFSAPRLDRVERRDRRKQYNPTAVADLKKNTPSIQWEKYFAGIGMSKLDTVNVAQPRYMIALEKTFTEKKVEAWKEYLKWSILNRAASTLSTDIENANFDFYGKTLTGALKQRPREEVALQVINGATGEALGKLYVEKLFPAEAKEKAKNMIANVMLAYENRINALTWMSTATKAKAIEKLKKLTIKIGYPDKWKDYSKLELKNVAEGGTYFDNSKSIAKWAYAESLEKLGKPVDKTEWGMSPQTVNAYFNPSYNEIVFPAAILQPPFYNYQADEAVNYGGIGAVIGHEISHGFDDSGARYNADGNLVDWWTPEDLKQFTALGAALAAQYSALEPLHGIHVDGKFTLGENIGDLGGINAAYDGLQLYLKANGNPGLIDGFTPEQRFFISWATVWRTKSRDEAIKSQVKTDPHSPGMYRAVVPIQNVDAFYQAFSIKKGDAMYVEPDKRVKIW
- a CDS encoding fructose bisphosphate aldolase, whose protein sequence is MEKRHINTVQLDRMHSGKGFIAALDQSGGSTPKALAQYGIEESSFSNDEEMYTLVHEMRTRIIKSPAFDSEYILGAILFENTMDRKIDGQWTADYLWEKKNIVPFLKVDKGLADLANGVQLMKPISNLDELLTRAVERNVFGTKMRSVIKEANATGIREVVEQQFAVGLQIFEKGLVPIIEPEVDIYSVNKEKSEAILKEEIKKQLSLLDKDVKVMLKLSIPTVNDFYKELISDPHVVRVVALSGGYGQNEANDKLSQNHGLIASFSRALSEGLFADQSEEEFDTKIGKTIKEIYEASIT
- the hemF gene encoding oxygen-dependent coproporphyrinogen oxidase, with amino-acid sequence MKDQFYAYIQKLQDQICAGLEAVDETTKFREDLWKRPEGGGGRTRVIENGAVFEKGGVNISAVHGKLPEAMQKMFGVGEADFFACGLSLVLHPKNPMTPTVHANWRYFEMYDESGKVIEQWFGGGQDLTPYYLFEEDAKHFHQTCKTACDKHNPEFYPKYKKQCDAYFWNAHRNEARGIGGLFFDYCKASETMSMDDWYNFVTEVGNSFLEAYVPIVERRKNLEYTPENRNWQEIRRGRYVEFNLVHDKGTLFGLKTNGRIESILMSLPPHVQWVYDHHAEAGSEEEKLVNVLENPVEWI
- the hemB gene encoding porphobilinogen synthase, yielding MFPLQRNRRLRTNESIRSLVRETSLSPQDFMLPMFVAEGKNVKVAIPSMPGIYRHSLDNTIKEVKEAWDLGIKAVNIYVKVSDSLKDNKGVEAWNKDGLMQQTIRAIKDAVPEMIVMPDVALDPYSIYGHDGIIENGQLINDATVDALTRMSLSHAEAGADFVAPSDMMDGRVLAIRKALEENGHHNVGIMSYSAKYASAFYGPFRDALDSAPVDSQNIPKDKKTYQMDYANRIEGIREALLDVEEGADIVMVKPGMAYLDIVREVKNAVHVPVAVYQVSGEYAMVKAAAERGWLDHDKIMIEQLYCIKRAGASIISTYFAKEAAVILNK